The genomic region TAGTACTCTACTGCTGATTTGGTCATTACTGCAAAACGTCACTCCAGTGAGTGCGGCACTTGCTGTAAATTAGAATGGTTATATGGAAGTTTAGGATGAAGTAAGTCGTTACAATGGTTGCATAAAAATGGCCGCCGCTTTGACCATCCTGCTATCTTGATTAGAATGGGAATGTCAGTTcttctcattttatttctatggtGGCTGCTCACAGATTCCTACTTGAATGCTAAACATCAGCTTCATGATTCTTACCTCTGTTGATGGAAGTAAAGATTCTGAAGAACCGTATGTCTCCCTCTGTTTAGTGTGGTTCGGGGTCATATTCATCAGACATGGCTTGTACCAAGATGGAGTCTTCAAATTCACAGTGTATATTCCAGATAACTATCCAGATGGGGAGTGTCCTGTAAGTATTGTGTGCCTAATTTTTTGCCTGAAACTTTATACAAATGAAAAGCTCTTGAAAAATCTCAAACTATCATTAAGAAATGTTTTCAGTTGTATTTAAACTGTGAAACtacatatatttttaagatAAGTTGATGCATTGACTATAATGGGTGGACTCTTAAGAGACATACGCTTTATTACAAAATGGTCATGAAACTTTGTTGAGCCAAAAGTTTTGGCAAACCCTCCACCATCTCTTTCTTATGCTTTGTTTCAGAAATTAGTGTTTGACATCCCAGTCTTCCATCCTCTTGTTGACCCTGTGTCTGGAGAGCTTGATGTCAGAAGAGCTTTCACCAAATGGAGGTGTGTTTTCTGCTTTTATACTTACAGTTTAGTCTCCTATTTTCTTCTTCATACGTGCATATTTAACTGAAAACTAAAGTACTTATTTTGTGTGCTGAATGCCTCCACTCACCGCATCACCCCCCGAACCAGTTCAGCTCAGTCACTGCTTCCCTTGGACAGTTTACACAGCTGGACGTTATCTGCAAAGTCATCTTTTGGACCAAAACACAATGAGGATGAAAGGAAAATATTGTTTGAATAAGAACAAAATAGTGCAAACAAGTTCAGTGTTCTGGTATTCAAATCAGAGAAAGAATATCTTGGATTATCCACCTAATTTAATATTGTAATATATTTCATCACTCAGAACAAGGTTATGAATGTAACTACAGTTCTGTGATGGTAGGGGGTTAACTTTTAGTGAGGAAAAAACATTCTTTacattcttttctttctttttagtTTTCTATGTGGACCATAAAGTGACACCTATATTCCTGTCAAAATGGTTTGATAATGTTTTCAACTTTTTCTGTTGTGTACTTGTAGACGGAATCACAACCACATCTGGCAAGTCTTGATGTACGCGCGTACTATTTTCTACAAGATCAATACCACGGAACCACTGAACCCAGAGGCTGCTGTGCTGTGAGTGTCTGAGccttttttcagctgtttttaatCTCAAGTAAGAGATTAACCATGACAATGCAACATTTACTTTCTagtgctatatatatatatatatatatatatatatatatatgtgtgtgtgtgtgtgtgtgtgtatatatatatatatatatatatatatatgtgtgtgtgtgtgtgtgtgtatatatatatatatatatatatatatNNNNNNNNNNNNNNNNNNNNNNNNNNNNNNNNNNNNNNNNNNNNNNNNNNNNNNNNNNNNNNNNNNNNNNNNNtttatttatttatttatttatttattttaagtccACATACAACGGCATTTCAAGAGAATCTAGCAACAGTTTCGTGACGTATTTCTGAGTGAAACGGGATAGGCAGGTGGGACATACTGTGTAATTCCATGGGCGGGATAAAACATTGGGAGGACTTAAATGTGATCGTTGAAATGTGAGTGTGTCATAACAAACGTGTCCATCagggggagagagacaaagCCCACTGTATGCTCCACGTAGGTGCAGAAGCTGTCCACTGTAAAATGCCTTGAGCATAATTTGGAGCTGCCACAGATACCACTTTCCCCAAAGTGAATAAATTCTAGCCAGGAGGACTGAAACAACTGTGTTTTAGGGAAATGTAACAAGGTTTGAGGTGTCGAATACCCgaagacacacagacttgcTGCTCCAATGCTAAGGGTTTTTTTCCTCTAGTGAAAATGCGTATGTTccagaagtactgagcatagtGTGAGAGATTGTAGgaagatgttttgatacagttttgctgttaatGTGATcccaattaatcaataaatcaatatacaTATTGCTAGGCTGAATAGaattaaaatgcaaatctaAACTCATTGTATTGGTTCTTTAGCCACTGACATAACTGAGTATTTAGCAGAATTGTATTTGATCAAGTCGTAAGTGGTTGTATGGCACAAGGAAGTATTGTTACAAATGTCAAATGCTTAAGCAGATTGTTAATCAGTACATGGAGCATACCTATGGTAAGCTAAATTTACTTTTCAAAGTGTTGTGCGTCAAAAGGTGTCCAACCTGCATGGCCTTGACCCTTGGGCTTACAAGACACTACAAACATAACAATAACATCATAAGAGTAAAAGAACAAATATGATACACCTCCATACATGTCacttgacatttgacattttgactgGTCATAGCAGGAAAAAACACAGGCTTTTCATGAATGTTGGCTCAGTTCAATCAGGTGTTCCACTGAGCCAGCATGCTCAATACCAGAACCCTCAAACTAGCTCAcctaaatggaatgcagccttttttaatgttctaaggtacacctgtgctttccctgCTGACATGctgaaatgtctgctgtgaaatacactcagttgccagtttattaggtacacctagcttAAATAAATGCAGTCTTAAACAGCAGTCCTGCAGTAAATAGTCTCTTCCTGAAGGTTATAATCCTCAGCTTTTGGTAAAACTCTATTAGATCGTGGTTGTATGATCATTTTGGAGGATGTAGGTTGCGGTGCTGTTAAATTGTCTTGCAATATGCAGAGAGTTAATTGGCATCACCTCATGGATATAAATGCAAAGGACAAATTAATAGAAGCACCTGTAAGTATaattcagcagcagcatcacagtTTATTTGTCACTGCCTTTTACTATAGAAGGTGATACAAACCAGAAATATAATGAACAGCGTGTACAGGGGCCTGTATCatgaagcgagatcaacctttcctgggttacccagacctatcctgggttgactaaccctaacaatggcaatcaggataatcggtatcacgacgctggatatcaactcggtaactcaacccagggttgctttatcaagagctgtgaacgcgcacgcagcggaccaatcacaatcatgagagaagcgcagtgtcactgagcgtcctcacagagcgccgtatgtgaggggaaaaaaaagtatttctcgtgaggatcagagattaattctactaaaatatgaggaggagaaaagcaacatgaataggccaacaccgtggcagctgcaggaggaggaaacatgcgtggcaacgcataacgggataaataatgtttagttttagtttagattagtttatttgcacataatgtcaaaaacagacagtataaaatttacaagattaaaaaaagaaaagtgtcggagaggttagaagccactaaaagcttatcaaagaaattcccctgtcaaaacatcaatgaaatcacataatagagaagaaaaaaaacgggtaaggaaagaagaaatagaggaggagagagggaaaaatcaagacaacaCAAGGGAGCAAATAAAATTATGTGTAGGTTAAATTactcatcactggttcaagtagctacagtacctgtacctgtacctgatcacacccttgaatcccatgaaatcaatgctgcgcagatgaattgcgtgtattacaattatcgtctaacatcattgcatctgataaattggtcttctttgtcataacgttatatatgctacaataaagcttaaagctgacgccacaattaaatcaatcaacaccaaattgatagtctgaatacaatcatcctgatattgagctgtgttagaaattaacagctgcgcaaaaatatacctagtctccctctttaaaaaccaaaaaggaatatccctcaaacaccatgaaatgtagacatgataggctactttccacatttccagcagcaaagctgtcagttaggcccattatctttaacagggatcatttcctccaagaaaaaaaatgttggcactaattaatggtgctattaagtgtccgccaattatcagtttctttcttatgaaggggtgggatgaaagttcgacttctttccactcctttttgaacaatcttttcattgtctgttgttgttactttcttttcttttttaatgtttaaaataaactttcaaatcaaaatcaatcaaatgaattaaacttcccgtcatgactgggctgcatttctgtcagtggagtcattttttccgaacagctgattggccagtgggtggtgctttttataggatcagattcaaccctgaactctgGAGCAGaatagccgttcagagtaagttaccatggtgaccccgataagaactgaaccggcttcatgagaccgaaaacccagggttaaccctgaagttacctcgcagggttaaccctgaagttacctcgctaagacattaatcctgctttgtgatacaggccccaggtctTTGCTCGttaaattctaaaaaaaaaaaagctaaattcaTTATCTGTAATCTAAAAAAGGGACCAGGAACTCCAGTCATTTTTCTTGCCAGCTGCCTGTCGCAGCTTTGTACATGaagctctgtttttcttttggtaCTTCATATTGCAGTGCCATATGCAAGTCTTTAAATCTCCTCCACAAGAAAAAGGTTTAAATTTACTTTAGgctttatttacagtttgtgtctCACATGTGTCATAAagctaacagtttttttttcctttcagatATGAAAAGGACGTGCAGTTGTTCAAAAGCAAAGTGGTGGATAGTGTGAAACTATGCAACAGTCATCTTTTTGACCAGCCCAAGATAGATGATCCCTACGCAATAAGGTTGGTGAACTGTCCCCCAAACATTCCAGAACCTTCACCACCACAAGAAAACACACCCCCTaatcctttgtgtgtgttgagacTCTGAAGTTGTCTCTCACTTACATTGCCACTCTTATCATTGTGATAGTTTTTCTCCGTGGAACCCAGCTGTTCATGAGGAGGCAAAGGAGCGGATGTTCACGTACAAAGTaagttt from Epinephelus moara isolate mb chromosome 1, YSFRI_EMoa_1.0, whole genome shotgun sequence harbors:
- the aktip gene encoding AKT-interacting protein isoform X1; this encodes MNLNPFWSMSANTSRKQRSDSEEKGGHGEQRASPARLPFGKKQLPPIPKNAAPITKPTSTGTPAQSANGTHASYGPFYLEYSLLAEFTLVIKQKLPGIYVQPSYKSALMWFGVIFIRHGLYQDGVFKFTVYIPDNYPDGECPKLVFDIPVFHPLVDPVSGELDVRRAFTKWRRNHNHIWQVLMYARTIFYKINTTEPLNPEAAVLYEKDVQLFKSKVVDSVKLCNSHLFDQPKIDDPYAISFSPWNPAVHEEAKERMFTYKRRPEDHHKGTQVSGLSWVKPGSTQPFSKDDSPPQS
- the aktip gene encoding AKT-interacting protein isoform X2 — protein: MNLNPFWSMSANTSRKRSDSEEKGGHGEQRASPARLPFGKKQLPPIPKNAAPITKPTSTGTPAQSANGTHASYGPFYLEYSLLAEFTLVIKQKLPGIYVQPSYKSALMWFGVIFIRHGLYQDGVFKFTVYIPDNYPDGECPKLVFDIPVFHPLVDPVSGELDVRRAFTKWRRNHNHIWQVLMYARTIFYKINTTEPLNPEAAVLYEKDVQLFKSKVVDSVKLCNSHLFDQPKIDDPYAISFSPWNPAVHEEAKERMFTYKRRPEDHHKGTQVSGLSWVKPGSTQPFSKDDSPPQS